Below is a genomic region from Seriola aureovittata isolate HTS-2021-v1 ecotype China chromosome 23, ASM2101889v1, whole genome shotgun sequence.
TAAAACCAGAAACTCAACGCAGAAATTACAACCTAGTGACTCACTGATAGTCAATACataagaaaacaacagcattaTGGCGATATAACAATAACACAATTATAATTTTGGATATTTGGATATATCTGATTTTCAGGGAAAGTAACAGAATTATTTTTTCAGACAATCACTCTGACTCGTGAACCATTAAAACAATGTAAACTTTCAGGAAAACATTGAAATAGTTCTATGTTCATCTTCCAGTATCATTCTCAcgtgtgaaacaaaaaaatatgaatctCCTCCCGCAGCCTTTGCATTTATGTGACTGATCCCTCTACATTAAAACCACAGTAAATTCTTGCTTGTTAATTTTACATCTCCATGTGTATCATAGCCATTAATGGCTACCAGCGATGAAACAAACGTGCCTTTGGGGACAACAGAGTCTTGATTTATCTCCTTGTGTATATACAAATGAGGCTCAGGTGGGAAAAAAGGCAGCTGCACAGCTGTGCCTGTTTGAAGAACAGGAAGACATTTTATGATAATATTGCAGAGAGATCTAATGACTCCCTTAAAAGACTGTCTTTTCTTGTAAGAAGATATCTATTCTTGGCATCTCTGCTTTGTTGGAAAGTACCAGTGGAAAAAGTATATAATCATAGATGAAGAGAGATGACATGCAACAAGAGTTAAAGAATCAAATTTTTGTGATTCGATGAATCACAAGAATAATCTGAAGATGAATCAATTGCGAAAATAaccattagctgcagccctagtTGCAAACTGGGCATATTCCAAGAAGTGTGCAATAAAAGATGCTACCacattgcattatgggaactgtaggATCCAGAGATTTTGCAGTGTGACCCACAGTAGAAAccaaaagtcaggatatcttgggctctgctgctttaaaatattttgaaactTGTTATGTAGattagaataaaagaaaaaaatatatataaaagacaTAAATCACACAAGACAAATTTTTACAGATATGTCTTATTCAAAATACAAGAAGTCAAACACATAATCTATGTAGGTCAGGCCTGACTCTGTAAGCCTACCCGTTTGGTAGACGGTATTCTCAGGCAGTCCTCTTCAGTGTTGAAGCCACTGACTTGGCTGACCTCGGTGATGAAATCGATGTATTCTTTATACTGAGACTTCTTGCACTGACGTCTCTGGTATTTTCCATAGAAGTCAAAGAAACAGCAGGGGAGAACGAAGTAGCGGCAGGAGTAAGACGACCTGCAACATGAGAGTACATGAGACATTCTTATTCAGTGCCAAAGACAATGATGATTATCAGTCTGTCCTGCTTATGCTCATTTAAGTATTTTCCCAACTGTTTTCATGGATCTGAAACTGTTCAACAGACAGGAAGCAACAATCCACTGCAAGAGATTATCATCAGTAGTTACATTAGGGGAAAAGTGGATTTCTCAGACTGAGGCTCAACATCGCCATCAGGTGGTCGTCTTAATAAACGCACTTGTGAACCGACATGcacaggaacaaacacacacacacacacacacacacacacacacacacacacacacacacacacacacacacacacacacacacacacatattcacacatcctCCCTCTGCCCATAATGTTATTCCAAACTGGAGAGATCAGCTGGCACTTGAGCTGCTGAGTGAGATTGTGTCTGCTGATGACTCGCCTGGCTGCTATAACGGGGATCCACGGTGTGAGTTCGTCCGAGTGGTTCCCAATCAGCCAGTCCGCACCCGGGAATAAGAAGCTCTCACTGGGAGTAATTGCCTTTTCCTGAAATAGCAAAGACCCACAGAGCACGAGAGCGCCTTAGAGCAGGGAGGATGTACACTGGCATGATTTGATTCTGAATCATTTAATGGGAATTGTCTAAAAGGAAAACTTCTTATCTTCTCAAACTTTCAATATATCACACACCTGTCAATGTGGGATTCATGAGAACTTCTTTTGTCTTGGGGCTGGTTGATCGTGTGAATTCAGCTAAGGATTTATATAAAACCTTTCATATTCTGCTCTTTTCCACAGACACCCCCATCCTCCAACATTACAAATGATGTAAGTTAAGAGTACTGAGGCCTGGGACGTTCAGAGAGCTTCCAAATGAAGGTTTAAAACTAAGCACTTCGCCCCTCGGGGCTGAGAAAGATTGGTCAGCCACGTCCGCTCTGCTAAAAATCAGTCAATAATAGATGACCTGAAATGGAAGCAGTCAGCAGCTTGTTGTCAAATGAGCAACTGAGGCCACACGGCAGAGAGGAGAGTGCAGTGCTATTCTTTTTTTGGGTTGGGGGGGGCAGGTTTCCctgcaaatgtgtgtttaatatgtCTGAATTCAACGTTAGTCCCCAGTgtggaaattacattttctttttgtagtttgtAGCAATCATTAAAACAAGTTCAACACTGTCTGTACCATGTTAAATCAATGTAAAAACATCACTGCTTTATTACTGCTCATTAAATAGCTGACattgtttgtttcagatttGCTCGATTAATCTTCTAAATATTTgtccattaatcaattaatttgtCAAAAAGCTAAAATCCCAGTTTACTGCCATATAACACCACCAAAGGCaggaaatcctcacatttgagaggcagGAACCAGCTAATTACAGGCATTTTTCCTTCAAAAAATTGCTTATGcagttaattgattatcagaagcatgatgcattttctgttgatcaactaattcATTAACAGACTGACTGTTTCTGATCTAGTTCAGTCTGTGCCATCATCAAGGACGTGtattttaaaattcagatttGTCTATTTAAAATTGCATAACTCAAATTTGATCCTCAGTGTTTGAAACGTCAAAAGAAGAAGGTTCAAAGTCCCTTTAATAGCtctttctggagcttttgatcatatgacatggtcttcatcagcagatggggGTCACTCAGAAATGCACCGAACTATCTGTCTAATACTAAGGGCAGAATCAATAGttaaatctgtttaaaaagtaaaaaaacaattaatcaaagtATAAAGCAGTGATACCAGTGAGGGGGCAATGCCGGCTGAAAAGACACCTCCATCGCATGATATGGATAATAACACTAATTAAAATCCGCCTTCTCCACGCTCAGCCAGCTCACCTCTAGCACAGTCCGGGGGCCGTACGTGTCCCAGATCTTCCTCCTCCGAACGTCGATACCCTTTCCAGGGTGCTGCAACACAAGATGGCATGACGGTCAGGTCAGCGGCTAATCAcagccacattcacactctGACTATCAGCCGCTGTGTGTAATTTCAATTACACCTGACCTAGTTTGTGACTGGATGTTAAGGCGACATGGGAGTGTGGATTTAATATATTCAGGGCCATGAATCCACATCACCTGGGCTCCAGCCAGCCCCATGTCATTGATTAAACGGCGAGTGAAGATCTGGCTAATTGAAAGACCTCTGGCTATGAGGGACCAGTGTTTAACGTGTCAGTGTATCTGGATTAATAGTGGCCAATTCAAAGGTAAATTCAACTGTTATTTATAAACCTTTCCtctgaatttgaatttcttttcaaGTTCAAAAGAGGGTGGTGAATTGGTATATTATGGTTGTTTTCTTTGGCTTTCTGTGGCCTTTCAGAAAGCTTCTCACCTACTGTGTCATGGGAGCCTCTAACTCACCCCTTCATTGGTCAGTATGTGAACCAGGAGGCCGTTTCCACAGCCGAGGTCCACAAAGGACTGTCTGCCAGCAAGACCTTTCTCTGCCCGCTCCTCAGCCCACAGCACCTGCACGGCACAGAGACAGACCATCGTCGATAGCGTACAATCACGAGGGCTCTCAATCATTTCAGTGAAACTCAATTTACAACTGAAGTGtgacacctgctgctgctgctcacaccTTTTCACCTGCCTCCGACATGACACATGGATTGATTTACTGGGTCAAATCCATTTTTCACAGTCAAATTGATTGACTCACCTTTGGCTGCAGGACGTGACGACATGTGACAGATAAAAGTCGTTTTCATCCACACAAACAAGCACGGACACGTTCGTACACTTGGCTCAAGCGCAAAAAGACCGTTGAGCCACGAGGGTTGTTTCACCTCACATATTAATCTTCAAGACCCACTTCAAGTTTATTTGAGCCACTAAATCAATGAAACACAGTTTGAACCCACCAGGAGATATGTCGCTATGGCAACATCCTCATAGACAAACTTCTCAGGATCTGTCACCTCAGGCCAAACCTAGAGAGCACATGAgaatatttatacatttatttatacacaCTATttagagtgacagacagacagacagacagacaggcctCCACCCTCTCCACCTTGACCATGGCCTTGTACTTGTCCTTCAGCTGCTGGTACACGAGGCTGTACTTCTCCACCGGCAGCAGAGACAAGGTGCTCTTGAACTCGCTGCTCTTGCACTCGGTGGCCCAGCGCACCAGTTTAGGCAGCAGATCTGAGGACAGCCAGGGGAGCTTCGGGTACGCCACGCCATCAGAGAACCAGGCGCCTGGAGTCAAGACGTGCAGCTCCAAGGACCTGTtgataaaatgttgttttatttctttactgaTGTGCTTGTTTTAGACTCTAAGACAATTAGTTTCTGGCTATAGTGTCAGATTTAATCAGCTGCAACTGCATGTGTCAGCACTAATTATTTATCTATTACTAATCATGTCCAAATGAAGACATGAGGCACTTTAATACAAATAGTAACACTGAGAGGAGGACtcagtacttttttttattattatttctttgttgctactacttttttcattttttgctggTCTGCTTTACAATTAATGTTTAAACTAATTAGATTGATCTAAGTGAAATTACCACTCAAAGATGATTAAATTTTTAGTTTTCTAGTCCCTATTATCTAATATTTGTTGATGTCAGACACTGATGGCTCCTTAAGGCGttcagacaaaaaataaataaataaataaatgatgtcaGATGTCTCATGTTGTCCTCCAGACACTCAGTAAGGATGCAGGATGTAGGATGGTGATTTCAGACCCACCAGTCCTCACAGTCCTGACTGCAGAGCTGAATCTGATAGATGTTGCTCTTCTTTAGAGACACCTGGCCTTCTGCGTCCTCCTCCAGGGGAAAGAAGGTCACTTGTTGTCTGGCGAAGTCTagagaagacaaacaaaaagtgtcttagaaaaagaaacagaggagacagagacttTCATTCATGAGTCCAGCCCTCACCTCTCAGCACAACTTCTTTATGCAGGCTTGTCCCGTAACTGTTCACTTTGGGAATAAATGTCCTGACCGTCGAGCACCAGGGTTTGTCCTGctggtgtgtctgtgcaggGGACACCCCGCTGCTCAGGAGGGACAACACATCCTGAGACAGGTCCGCGAGGGGACCGTGCAGCAGCTCCTCCGCGTTCACCTCtttcctctccgtctctttAGCCCCGCAGAGACGCTTGTTTACAACGTGAGGTTTCTGTATCCACACATCCACAGCGGACCAGAAGCCTTCTGGAAGAGTCTTACATCCTCCTGGAAACTTTATGTCCGAGACTTTTGGCATCATTGCGCTTCACACGCGACAAGGAGCCATGTGTTTACAATCTGAGAGTGGACTTccggtttattttatttttttatgtgataGTTAACTTACGagaaaacagtttattttttaactagTCAAATAATTTTAAGAATCACATCTTAATATAGAAAATAACTTCCGGCTTTATTGTCActttaaagagaagaaatatCTTGTCGCTGAATGATGACGATTCCACAGTCATGTGATGTTACAGTGATGATACAGTAGAGGGCGCTGTTGGCCTTTGTCTAAGTCTATCATTATTGATCacttacaagaaaaaaagatttttatttctacacgtgactttttttgttgttgtttgtttcttttcttttactattttttatgaatatgaagcaaataaacaacaaacagctgctgtggcCCTGATTATCACCTGATTCGCTATTTCTTTATTAGGATTCACATAAACTGTCCTCTCAGGCTGGTGACCAAGTTAACAAGAACAACAATTATTCACACTGATTCTGAGTATTAACAATAAAAAGCCTCACTTTGCAAACTACTGTATCAGAGTCTATGGTCGTCAATGTAgatgttgttgcttttaaaGGTTTTTCCATGGATTAcgtgtgtgtctttattttgctG
It encodes:
- the trmt44 gene encoding probable tRNA (uracil-O(2)-)-methyltransferase, whose amino-acid sequence is MMPKVSDIKFPGGCKTLPEGFWSAVDVWIQKPHVVNKRLCGAKETERKEVNAEELLHGPLADLSQDVLSLLSSGVSPAQTHQQDKPWCSTVRTFIPKVNSYGTSLHKEVVLRDFARQQVTFFPLEEDAEGQVSLKKSNIYQIQLCSQDCEDWSLELHVLTPGAWFSDGVAYPKLPWLSSDLLPKLVRWATECKSSEFKSTLSLLPVEKYSLVYQQLKDKYKAMVKVWPEVTDPEKFVYEDVAIATYLLVLWAEERAEKGLAGRQSFVDLGCGNGLLVHILTNEGHPGKGIDVRRRKIWDTYGPRTVLEEKAITPSESFLFPGADWLIGNHSDELTPWIPVIAARSSYSCRYFVLPCCFFDFYGKYQRRQCKKSQYKEYIDFITEVSQVSGFNTEEDCLRIPSTKRVCLVGKSRSYQLRDEAEAERRRAHYVQRRQTIPGVTIQWSVIGNDGHCCHGNADSDRTPRSSWGAGFQPRDKVEMVRNCAALPRDFVDGVVLQVANALLGMTVDDGGGSSADWNRGGSLSVSEVAGLLEQETLQLLKKECGGLQTLLKNNHQVFRVEGGRVYIRDWRDRKSSRADTKRKPVAPGALKTRPCWFHTHHLQGCPLQAEHCAFAHGPDDLRPSTRPLKKMKNDAS